A window of the Thalassospira sp. TSL5-1 genome harbors these coding sequences:
- a CDS encoding lysophospholipid acyltransferase family protein, translating to MARKNPNISTFQYYVSYPLQGFVTNLFYWLFAMMPIDTASAIGGWIGRKIGKKIKVTRRARRNMERAFPDKSPEEIETMLGDMWENLGRSVAEVPHIHKIQPGSDRLEVVGLENGLALKNDGKAGQFFTAHAGNWEVAMLLARAMDLEMMCVYRAPDNPWVDSVFTKARRGFKGELVRKGPEGARKLTAFLRKGGHIAMLVDQKMNDGIAVPFFGRDAMTAPALAQFVLKYDAPAVPVRLERLQGAYFRMTFYPQLDIVQTDDRHADMRKIMTDVNAIIEGWIRERPAQWLWVHRRWPD from the coding sequence ATGGCGCGTAAAAACCCGAATATCAGCACGTTTCAATATTACGTCAGCTACCCGCTGCAAGGCTTCGTAACGAACCTGTTTTACTGGCTTTTTGCCATGATGCCCATTGATACGGCATCGGCTATTGGCGGCTGGATCGGGCGTAAAATTGGCAAAAAAATTAAAGTAACACGCCGCGCGCGCCGCAACATGGAACGCGCCTTCCCCGACAAATCCCCTGAAGAGATTGAAACCATGCTGGGGGATATGTGGGAAAACCTGGGCCGCAGTGTCGCGGAAGTGCCCCATATTCATAAAATCCAGCCCGGATCAGACCGGCTGGAGGTTGTGGGCCTGGAAAATGGCCTAGCGCTCAAAAATGACGGCAAGGCAGGGCAGTTTTTCACCGCCCATGCCGGGAACTGGGAAGTCGCCATGCTGCTGGCACGCGCGATGGATTTGGAAATGATGTGTGTCTACCGCGCCCCGGATAATCCGTGGGTCGACAGTGTTTTCACCAAAGCCAGACGCGGATTTAAAGGCGAACTGGTGCGCAAGGGACCCGAGGGTGCACGCAAATTGACAGCCTTTTTACGCAAAGGCGGCCACATTGCCATGCTGGTGGACCAGAAAATGAATGACGGCATTGCCGTGCCCTTTTTCGGACGCGATGCCATGACCGCCCCCGCATTGGCACAATTTGTTCTGAAATACGATGCTCCTGCGGTCCCGGTCCGGCTTGAACGCCTGCAAGGGGCATATTTCCGCATGACGTTTTACCCGCAACTCGATATCGTTCAAACAGATGATCGCCATGCTGACATGCGGAAAATCATGACGGACGTAAACGCCATTATCGAAGGTTGGATCCGCGAGCGCCCGGCACAATGGCTGTGGGTACATCGCCGCTGGCCCGATTAA
- a CDS encoding gamma-glutamyltransferase family protein, translating into MKTRGAVAAGHIETARAARDVLEAGGTAFDAVIAAMWAACVAEPVLASLGGGGFLMARPAGKPPRLYDFFVETPLAKRPAEQLEFKSCIATFAGGVEQEFHGGYGAVATPGVVAGLFAVHRDLAGMPMADLAAPARSLARDGVRIDPFQHYVMNIVTPLLGFCAETRKTYGAPQKDDDDFKVIATNTRHQQPELAASIDELVQNGADSFYRGDLATALIAACAQSGGYLTADDLAKYRVLLRDPLLVRGRQGKFVLNPPPASGGVLAGFGLKLARDLDLGSFGDARHLDMVSAILKTTSVVRGEFGAAPSILGDEFCEGYRTLIGDRPLTQNGTTHISVVDDLGNLASVTLSNGSTSGRMIPGSGILLNNMLGEADLSPEGFHDWPCGVRMTSMMTPALYLANDGALVALGSGGSNRIRSTMMQVLLNLDVFGMSLEDAIVAPRMHFDDNLLSIEPGFDAGLLDRLHLNEQHRWQESDMFFGGVHAASFNSFANRLDAVGDARRNGQGFIID; encoded by the coding sequence ATGAAAACACGGGGTGCGGTGGCGGCAGGACATATTGAAACGGCCCGTGCCGCGCGCGACGTGCTGGAAGCTGGCGGCACGGCCTTTGATGCCGTTATTGCCGCCATGTGGGCCGCCTGTGTTGCCGAACCGGTTTTGGCCTCCCTGGGTGGGGGCGGTTTTTTAATGGCCCGCCCGGCAGGCAAACCGCCCCGTCTTTATGATTTTTTTGTTGAAACACCGCTGGCAAAACGCCCGGCAGAACAACTGGAATTTAAAAGCTGCATTGCCACCTTTGCCGGTGGCGTGGAGCAGGAATTTCACGGTGGTTATGGTGCGGTGGCAACACCGGGCGTTGTGGCGGGCCTGTTTGCCGTTCATCGCGATTTGGCCGGTATGCCAATGGCGGATTTGGCCGCCCCGGCGCGCAGCCTTGCGCGTGATGGTGTGCGAATTGACCCGTTCCAGCATTATGTGATGAATATCGTTACCCCGCTTTTGGGTTTTTGCGCGGAAACCCGCAAAACATATGGTGCACCTCAAAAAGACGACGATGATTTCAAGGTGATTGCGACCAATACCCGCCATCAGCAACCCGAACTGGCAGCATCAATTGATGAACTGGTGCAAAACGGAGCGGATAGTTTTTATCGGGGCGATTTGGCAACGGCGCTGATTGCGGCCTGTGCGCAATCGGGTGGGTATTTGACGGCAGATGATTTGGCGAAATACCGGGTTTTGCTGCGTGACCCGCTGCTGGTGCGCGGGCGGCAGGGCAAGTTTGTGCTTAATCCACCCCCGGCATCGGGTGGGGTTTTGGCGGGCTTTGGCCTTAAACTGGCACGTGACCTGGATTTGGGTTCGTTTGGTGATGCCCGCCATCTCGATATGGTTTCGGCCATTCTCAAAACGACATCGGTTGTGCGCGGCGAATTTGGCGCTGCCCCCTCCATTCTGGGCGATGAATTTTGCGAAGGATACCGCACGCTGATTGGCGACCGCCCCTTAACCCAAAATGGCACCACCCATATTTCCGTGGTCGATGATTTGGGCAATCTGGCGTCTGTCACCCTGTCAAACGGGTCAACATCCGGGCGCATGATTCCGGGCAGTGGCATTTTGCTTAATAACATGCTGGGCGAGGCCGATTTATCGCCTGAAGGCTTTCACGACTGGCCGTGTGGCGTGCGCATGACATCGATGATGACGCCCGCCCTGTACCTTGCCAATGACGGGGCGTTGGTGGCGCTGGGGTCGGGCGGGTCCAACCGCATTCGGTCCACCATGATGCAGGTTTTGCTGAACCTTGATGTGTTTGGCATGTCGCTGGAAGACGCGATTGTTGCCCCGCGCATGCACTTTGACGACAACCTGCTCTCGATTGAACCCGGTTTTGATGCCGGTCTTCTCGACCGGTTGCATTTAAACGAACAACATCGTTGGCAGGAAAGCGACATGTTCTTTGGCGGTGTTCACGCAGCATCCTTTAACAGTTTCGCCAATCGGCTTGATGCGGTGGGTGATGCGCGGCGTAACGGGCAAGGTTTTATTATCGACTGA
- a CDS encoding glycosyltransferase family 1 protein — protein MRILIVSDAWRPQINGVVRTLETVRAELIAQGHDVRIISPDQFKTIPCPTYPEIRLAIFAKRKLSRMIDAMQPVAIHIATEGPLGQAARAYCLKRKLPFSTAYHTRFPEYLHARTKLPLSISYRGMRRFHGKSQSVMVATESLRDELKNWGFENLHIWSRGVDLSLFHPREDASFGDFPKPHWLFVGRVAVEKNIGHFLDLDLPGTKFVVGDGPQLNDLKQKYPKAQFLGKKTGEDLAVAFASADVFVFPSKTDTFGLVILEALASGTPVAVFPVQGPADIVRDTKAGAINNDLRQAALDALKLDRKDARALAEHYSWHNSAQQFLYNLAPFSGGYNGESATRISVREGVAATAEISEQQDMSSGGPKTGDQNIGTPHPQPAQ, from the coding sequence ATGAGAATACTGATTGTCAGCGATGCCTGGCGCCCGCAGATCAATGGTGTTGTCAGAACGCTGGAAACGGTTCGTGCTGAACTGATTGCACAGGGTCATGATGTTCGCATCATTTCGCCCGACCAGTTTAAAACCATTCCCTGCCCCACCTATCCGGAAATCCGGCTGGCGATTTTTGCCAAGCGCAAATTATCGCGCATGATTGACGCGATGCAGCCTGTTGCCATTCACATCGCCACCGAAGGGCCGCTGGGCCAGGCCGCACGCGCCTATTGCCTGAAGCGCAAACTGCCTTTTTCCACCGCCTATCACACCCGCTTTCCCGAATATCTTCATGCGCGCACCAAATTGCCGCTATCAATTTCCTATCGCGGGATGCGCCGTTTTCACGGCAAATCACAATCGGTCATGGTCGCGACCGAATCATTGCGCGACGAGTTGAAAAACTGGGGCTTTGAAAATCTGCATATCTGGTCACGCGGGGTGGATCTGTCGCTGTTTCATCCGCGTGAAGATGCCAGCTTTGGCGATTTTCCCAAACCCCACTGGCTGTTTGTCGGCCGGGTCGCGGTGGAAAAAAATATCGGCCATTTTCTGGATCTTGACCTGCCCGGCACCAAATTTGTCGTCGGCGATGGCCCGCAGTTAAATGATTTAAAACAGAAATATCCCAAGGCACAATTTCTCGGCAAAAAGACCGGCGAAGACTTGGCGGTTGCCTTTGCCTCGGCCGATGTTTTTGTATTTCCCAGCAAGACCGATACCTTTGGCCTGGTCATTCTCGAGGCCCTGGCCTCGGGCACACCGGTTGCCGTTTTCCCGGTGCAGGGCCCGGCCGATATTGTGCGCGACACCAAGGCGGGTGCCATTAACAATGACTTGCGCCAAGCCGCCCTTGATGCCCTGAAACTGGACCGCAAGGACGCCCGCGCGCTGGCCGAGCACTATAGCTGGCATAATTCAGCCCAGCAGTTTTTGTATAATCTTGCCCCGTTTTCAGGCGGATATAACGGCGAAAGCGCAACACGCATCTCCGTCAGGGAAGGCGTTGCGGCCACTGCCGAGATATCTGAACAGCAAGATATGTCATCAGGTGGCCCCAAAACCGGTGATCAAAATATCGGCACCCCGCACCCTCAACCGGCACAATAA
- a CDS encoding MarR family winged helix-turn-helix transcriptional regulator, translating into MDQQHPYWQEVLVTLRQIIRATDLHSKRIMKIYGLTIPQIMVLRAIDELQNVTVKRISNHVSLSQATVTTILNRLEQRGLMERRRSQTDKRVVNTDLTQAGRDIIANAPDLLQEEFIRQFEELPVWEKTQMLSSLQRVAAMMNAEKIDAAPLLDVGAVVPQD; encoded by the coding sequence ATGGACCAGCAGCATCCCTATTGGCAGGAAGTTCTTGTCACCCTACGACAGATTATCCGGGCGACGGACCTGCATTCCAAACGCATCATGAAAATTTACGGGCTGACCATTCCGCAAATCATGGTCTTGCGCGCGATTGACGAATTGCAAAATGTCACAGTCAAACGCATTTCCAACCATGTATCGCTAAGCCAGGCTACGGTAACAACCATTCTAAACCGCCTGGAACAGCGCGGTTTGATGGAACGGCGACGGTCCCAAACTGACAAGCGTGTGGTCAATACCGACCTGACCCAGGCCGGGCGCGACATCATCGCCAATGCCCCCGACCTGCTGCAGGAAGAATTCATTCGCCAGTTTGAAGAATTGCCCGTCTGGGAAAAAACCCAGATGCTGTCATCTTTGCAACGGGTTGCTGCAATGATGAATGCGGAAAAGATTGATGCCGCCCCCTTGCTTGATGTTGGTGCCGTTGTGCCACAGGACTAA
- a CDS encoding lysophospholipid acyltransferase family protein, which produces MPREMLLEGKPFIVAFWHQRLLMMPYTWRVVGGDTPFNMLISSHRDGEIISRTIGHFGIHTIAGSTGKGKGGANALRAILKSLKAGHVIGMTPDGPRGPRMHASSGIISAARLSGVPIFPLTFSTSKRRVMRSWDRFVLPLPFSRGVFCWGEPIYVPTDMDNDGLEAKRLELENSMIKLTQEHDRYYGLEVIEPAGPDEPVKKKRAARDAGESE; this is translated from the coding sequence TTGCCCCGCGAGATGCTGCTTGAGGGCAAACCTTTTATTGTGGCCTTCTGGCACCAGCGCCTGTTGATGATGCCCTATACCTGGCGGGTGGTTGGCGGGGATACCCCCTTTAACATGCTGATTTCATCACACCGTGACGGCGAAATCATTTCACGCACCATCGGGCATTTCGGAATACACACCATTGCCGGGTCCACCGGCAAGGGAAAAGGCGGGGCAAATGCCCTGCGCGCCATTTTAAAATCGCTCAAGGCCGGGCATGTCATTGGCATGACGCCGGATGGGCCACGCGGGCCACGCATGCACGCCTCAAGCGGTATTATATCGGCCGCCCGCCTGAGCGGTGTTCCCATTTTTCCGCTGACTTTTTCCACATCGAAACGCCGGGTCATGCGCAGTTGGGACCGTTTTGTGCTACCACTGCCGTTTTCGCGCGGTGTATTTTGCTGGGGCGAGCCCATTTATGTACCCACCGACATGGATAATGACGGCCTGGAAGCCAAGCGCCTGGAACTGGAAAACAGCATGATCAAGCTGACCCAGGAACATGACCGGTATTATGGCCTTGAGGTGATCGAACCGGCAGGACCAGACGAGCCAGTTAAAAAGAAACGCGCTGCACGCGATGCCGGAGAGAGCGAATAA
- a CDS encoding M23 family metallopeptidase: MRSKYVAVALTLMGIVGAMPLMAQAAEPVFKGSFIQGGIVFGETTPGTAVELDGEKIDTIAPDGNFVLGFSRDYEGPATVTLLHKDGSTEQFSYPVTHRTFDIQRIDGLPKKMVTPDPAVMDRIHDDSRQAREARVARYDQEYYKSGFIWPATGPISGVYGSQRILNGEPRAPHWGVDVAVPSGTPIVAPADGVVTLAHPDMYFSGATLFVDHGLGVVSAFLHLSKIDVKVGDVVHQGEVIAHSGASGRATGPHLDWRVNVGATRIDAALLVPPMKQVLAGAKK, from the coding sequence ATGCGTTCTAAATATGTTGCCGTTGCCTTAACCCTGATGGGGATTGTGGGTGCCATGCCGCTTATGGCGCAGGCGGCAGAACCCGTCTTTAAAGGCAGCTTTATCCAGGGCGGGATCGTCTTTGGCGAAACAACGCCCGGTACGGCGGTAGAACTGGACGGCGAAAAAATTGATACCATTGCGCCCGATGGCAATTTTGTGCTGGGTTTTTCGCGCGATTATGAAGGCCCGGCCACGGTGACGCTGCTGCACAAGGATGGCAGCACCGAACAGTTTTCCTATCCCGTCACCCATCGCACCTTTGACATTCAGCGCATTGATGGCCTGCCCAAAAAAATGGTTACACCTGACCCAGCCGTGATGGACCGCATCCATGATGATTCCCGTCAGGCCCGCGAAGCCAGGGTCGCTAGGTATGATCAGGAATATTATAAATCCGGGTTTATCTGGCCCGCGACCGGGCCGATTAGCGGTGTTTATGGTTCCCAGCGTATTTTGAACGGCGAACCGCGTGCCCCGCATTGGGGGGTGGATGTTGCCGTGCCCAGTGGCACGCCGATTGTTGCCCCGGCGGATGGCGTGGTCACTCTGGCTCATCCCGATATGTATTTTTCCGGGGCAACCCTGTTTGTCGATCATGGGTTGGGGGTTGTGTCGGCCTTTTTGCATCTGTCGAAAATTGATGTCAAAGTAGGTGATGTGGTCCATCAGGGCGAGGTGATTGCCCATTCGGGTGCCAGTGGCCGGGCGACCGGCCCGCATTTGGATTGGCGGGTCAATGTGGGCGCCACCCGCATTGATGCGGCCCTGCTGGTGCCGCCCATGAAACAGGTTTTGGCAGGGGCGAAGAAATGA
- a CDS encoding 3-deoxy-D-manno-octulosonic acid transferase, translated as MPLFYAYRAATRILGPIVGLYLHRRKNRGKEDPGRIGERFGHPGHRRPDGPLVWIHGASVGESLSALPVIDRLQRDYPEFAILVTTGTVTSARMMHERLPQNVIHQFIPVDRQVYVARFLHHWRPDVALWLESDLWPNILTRARKAGTKIALLNGRISEGSFKSYRRFPSFIRPVMACFSVVLAQTDTEAARFIELGAPNVITTGNLKFAALPLPVEDKILRKYRDQIGDRPVWLASSTFEGEESIAASIHARLREKHRNLLTIIVPRHPNRATGVEATLMGKGLRVARRSMDHIISRDTDVFLGDTIGEMGLYYRLAPICFIGKTLCVGGGQNPLEPARLGCAILHGPDMSNFAEISQEMLSEQAARPCTDEADLERQLDQLLTNQPARDALTDAARNYANSKAEVLERTMSAINDLMVASRGPHARP; from the coding sequence ATGCCCCTGTTTTACGCCTATCGTGCAGCAACACGGATACTGGGCCCGATTGTGGGCCTGTATTTGCACCGGCGTAAAAACCGCGGCAAGGAAGACCCGGGCCGCATTGGCGAACGATTTGGCCATCCCGGCCATCGCCGCCCTGACGGCCCGCTTGTCTGGATTCACGGTGCCAGTGTGGGCGAATCCCTTTCGGCCCTGCCGGTGATTGACCGGTTACAAAGGGACTATCCGGAATTTGCCATTTTGGTAACGACGGGCACGGTTACATCGGCCCGCATGATGCACGAACGCCTGCCCCAAAATGTCATTCACCAGTTTATTCCGGTGGACCGGCAGGTTTATGTCGCCCGCTTTTTGCATCACTGGCGACCCGATGTCGCACTGTGGCTGGAAAGTGACCTGTGGCCCAATATCCTGACCCGTGCACGCAAGGCAGGCACCAAAATCGCTCTGCTCAATGGCCGGATTTCCGAAGGCAGCTTTAAAAGCTATCGCCGGTTCCCGTCTTTTATTCGCCCGGTGATGGCCTGTTTTAGCGTTGTTCTGGCGCAAACCGACACGGAAGCCGCCCGTTTTATCGAACTGGGTGCCCCAAATGTGATCACAACCGGCAATTTGAAATTTGCCGCCCTGCCCTTGCCGGTCGAAGATAAAATACTGCGTAAATATCGCGACCAGATTGGTGATCGCCCGGTATGGCTGGCATCAAGCACCTTTGAAGGGGAAGAAAGCATTGCCGCCTCCATCCATGCGCGTCTGCGCGAAAAACACCGCAACCTTTTAACCATCATCGTGCCACGCCACCCCAACCGCGCAACCGGCGTGGAAGCCACCCTGATGGGCAAAGGCCTGCGTGTGGCCCGGCGCAGCATGGACCATATTATATCACGCGATACCGATGTGTTTTTGGGCGACACTATTGGCGAAATGGGCCTTTATTACCGGCTGGCACCGATTTGCTTTATCGGCAAAACCCTGTGTGTGGGCGGCGGGCAAAACCCGCTAGAACCCGCCCGCCTGGGATGCGCCATCCTGCATGGCCCGGATATGAGCAATTTTGCCGAAATCAGCCAGGAAATGCTATCGGAACAGGCTGCACGACCCTGCACCGATGAAGCCGACCTTGAACGCCAGCTTGACCAGCTTTTGACCAACCAGCCCGCCCGTGATGCCCTGACCGATGCGGCACGCAATTACGCCAATAGCAAAGCCGAGGTTCTGGAAAGAACCATGTCGGCGATTAACGATTTGATGGTGGCAAGTCGGGGGCCACATGCACGCCCCTGA
- a CDS encoding ABC transporter ATP-binding protein — translation MSKQNIDHTADHWDTWPMVKRIVREAVRPYIGKIVLALFFMVVVAATTGASAWLMDPVINEIFINKNGAMLLPVGAAVLITFALKGFGNYGQSVMMSYVGGRILTDIQNKLYKQVMSLDIDFFHGTNTGKLIARFTSDVGAMRSAVSESLTGFGKDLMSAIFLIGVMFSKDWQLAFIAIFVFPLAIMPIAKLGRRMRKVSANTQQQIGEFATLLEQTFHGVRHVKAYGMEEYECSRVGKLVDYIFRLNFKAQKVRARSSPIMETLGGVAVTVIIVYGGYRVIEGGNDAGGFFAFITALLMAYEPVKRLANINMNLQAGLAASQRVFTILDLEPDIKDKPDAKPLKVSGGSIKFKNVDFAYNSDDDISALTDINIDIAAGQTVALVGQSGAGKSTILNLIPRFYDINNGSISIDGQDIRDVQLATLRSAAALVSQEVSLFDDTVRANIAYGRDGASEEEIMEAARNAAAHDFIMELEHGYDTIVGEHGVKLSGGQRQRIAIARAMLKNAPILLLDEATSALDTESERHIQTALARLMKDRTTLVIAHRLSTIIDADKICVIHRGKLIEEGKHEELLALGGAYANLYNLQFSEEPGKHTHLVKDQD, via the coding sequence TTGTCCAAACAGAATATCGATCATACCGCCGATCACTGGGACACCTGGCCGATGGTCAAACGGATCGTTCGCGAAGCGGTCCGCCCCTATATCGGCAAAATTGTTCTGGCCCTGTTTTTTATGGTTGTTGTTGCCGCGACAACCGGTGCATCGGCATGGCTGATGGACCCGGTCATCAACGAGATTTTCATCAATAAAAACGGTGCCATGCTGCTTCCCGTTGGTGCCGCCGTGCTGATTACCTTTGCCCTTAAGGGTTTTGGCAATTACGGCCAATCGGTGATGATGAGCTATGTTGGCGGGCGCATTCTGACCGATATCCAGAACAAGTTGTATAAACAGGTCATGAGCCTGGATATCGACTTTTTCCACGGCACGAATACCGGCAAGCTGATTGCGCGCTTTACCAGCGACGTTGGCGCCATGCGCTCGGCCGTGTCCGAAAGCCTGACCGGCTTTGGCAAAGACCTGATGTCGGCGATTTTCCTGATCGGGGTGATGTTTTCCAAAGACTGGCAACTGGCCTTTATCGCGATTTTTGTCTTCCCGCTTGCCATTATGCCCATTGCCAAGCTGGGCCGCCGGATGCGCAAGGTTTCGGCCAATACCCAGCAGCAAATCGGCGAATTTGCCACCTTGCTGGAGCAAACCTTTCATGGCGTGCGCCACGTCAAGGCCTATGGCATGGAAGAATATGAATGCTCCAGGGTTGGCAAACTGGTTGATTATATTTTCCGCCTGAATTTCAAGGCGCAAAAGGTCCGCGCCCGGTCATCGCCCATCATGGAAACACTGGGCGGCGTTGCCGTGACCGTGATCATTGTTTATGGCGGCTATCGCGTGATTGAAGGGGGCAACGATGCAGGCGGCTTTTTCGCCTTTATCACCGCCCTTTTGATGGCCTATGAACCGGTTAAACGCCTTGCCAATATCAATATGAATTTGCAGGCTGGCCTTGCCGCATCACAGCGCGTTTTCACCATTCTGGACCTAGAGCCCGACATTAAAGACAAGCCCGATGCCAAACCATTAAAGGTTTCGGGCGGCAGCATTAAGTTCAAGAATGTTGATTTTGCCTATAACAGCGATGACGATATCAGCGCCCTTACCGACATCAATATCGACATTGCCGCCGGGCAGACGGTGGCCCTTGTCGGGCAGTCTGGTGCCGGGAAATCAACCATCCTGAACCTGATTCCCCGGTTTTACGACATCAATAATGGCAGCATTTCGATTGACGGCCAGGATATTCGCGATGTGCAGTTGGCGACCCTGCGCAGTGCAGCCGCGCTCGTCAGTCAGGAAGTATCGCTGTTTGATGATACCGTGCGCGCCAATATCGCCTATGGACGTGACGGTGCCAGCGAGGAAGAAATTATGGAAGCCGCCCGCAATGCGGCAGCCCACGATTTCATCATGGAACTTGAACATGGCTATGACACCATTGTTGGTGAACATGGGGTGAAGCTTTCGGGCGGGCAGCGCCAGCGTATTGCGATTGCACGCGCGATGCTGAAAAACGCCCCGATCCTGCTGTTGGACGAGGCAACATCGGCCCTGGATACGGAATCCGAACGCCACATCCAAACCGCCCTTGCCCGGCTGATGAAGGACCGCACCACACTGGTGATTGCCCATCGACTTTCCACGATTATCGATGCAGACAAAATTTGCGTCATTCATCGTGGCAAGTTGATTGAAGAAGGAAAACACGAAGAATTACTTGCACTTGGCGGCGCCTATGCCAACCTTTATAACCTGCAGTTTTCCGAAGAACCGGGCAAACACACCCATCTGGTGAAAGATCAGGACTAA
- the lpxK gene encoding tetraacyldisaccharide 4'-kinase, protein MHAPDFWQTDNMIARALSPASWLWRAGAAWRNATTTALHPGCPVICLGNFTVGGAGKTPSAQAIYDILTSLGHQPHFLSRGYGGTRKGPHRVDPTSDTAHDVGDEPLLLSQKGPAWVSRNRAAGADAIAVAGADVIIMDDGLQNPSLIKDLGIVVVDGATGFGNERVLPAGPLRETLKSGFSRVRAAIIIGEDKTGLAQRMPKHVSVFSANVRPENPSDFTDQKVLAFAGIGRPGKFYKSLRDCGAEVAIARDFADHHFYSPDELIALRADAARAGALLVTTEKDLMRLPLGDRHGIKTLRIALEFDDLPGITQLIETVFANGA, encoded by the coding sequence ATGCACGCCCCTGATTTTTGGCAAACCGATAATATGATTGCCCGTGCCCTCTCGCCCGCATCCTGGCTGTGGCGGGCCGGGGCAGCTTGGCGTAATGCCACCACAACGGCCTTGCATCCGGGGTGCCCCGTTATTTGTCTGGGCAATTTTACCGTTGGCGGGGCGGGCAAAACCCCGTCGGCACAGGCGATATATGATATTCTCACAAGCCTTGGTCATCAGCCGCATTTCCTAAGCCGGGGATATGGCGGCACCCGGAAGGGTCCCCACCGGGTAGACCCGACATCCGATACCGCGCACGATGTCGGGGATGAACCCCTTTTGCTAAGCCAGAAAGGCCCGGCTTGGGTTTCACGGAACCGCGCGGCGGGGGCCGACGCCATTGCCGTGGCCGGTGCCGATGTGATCATTATGGATGACGGCTTGCAAAATCCGTCCCTGATCAAGGATTTGGGCATTGTCGTTGTTGATGGTGCCACCGGGTTTGGCAATGAAAGGGTGCTGCCCGCAGGCCCCCTGCGCGAAACCCTGAAAAGCGGGTTTTCGCGGGTCCGCGCCGCCATTATCATTGGCGAGGATAAAACCGGCCTGGCCCAGCGCATGCCAAAACATGTTTCCGTGTTTAGCGCCAATGTCCGGCCAGAAAACCCGAGCGATTTTACCGATCAAAAAGTCCTCGCCTTTGCTGGCATCGGGCGCCCCGGGAAGTTTTATAAATCCTTGCGCGATTGTGGGGCGGAGGTTGCCATTGCCCGCGATTTCGCCGACCACCATTTTTACAGCCCTGACGAACTGATCGCCCTGCGCGCAGATGCCGCACGGGCTGGTGCCCTGCTGGTCACAACGGAAAAAGATCTGATGCGCTTGCCCTTGGGCGATCGGCACGGCATAAAGACACTGCGCATCGCCCTGGAATTTGATGATTTGCCGGGCATAACCCAATTGATCGAAACAGTATTTGCCAATGGCGCGTAA
- a CDS encoding UDP-2,3-diacylglucosamine diphosphatase, translated as MTAMNTKPHYRTVWISDVHLGTRGCQAELLVDFLNEVTADTYYLVGDIIDGWRLKKSWYWPESHHAVITNIMEKARNGAKVIFVPGNHDEFAREFVDMTFGHVDVRMNDIHTTADGKRLLVIHGDEFDGVVKYARWLAYLGDTAYNFAIMLNRYFNAARRKLGYGYWSLSAYLKNRVKNAVQFICDFENAVAHAATKRKVDGVVCGHIHHAEKRMIGNVLYCNDGDWVESCTALVEHKDGELELLHWADMRNMAMTYIGGNSASSPASAGLGRLMSLFRSATTPDNAPSAANARVMTNSPQNNNAIGKTA; from the coding sequence ATGACAGCAATGAACACGAAACCCCACTACCGCACGGTATGGATTTCAGATGTGCATCTGGGCACACGCGGCTGCCAGGCGGAACTGCTGGTAGATTTCCTCAACGAAGTCACGGCGGACACCTATTATCTGGTGGGCGACATCATAGACGGCTGGCGCCTGAAGAAAAGCTGGTATTGGCCCGAAAGCCACCATGCCGTGATCACAAATATCATGGAAAAAGCCAGAAACGGCGCCAAGGTGATTTTTGTGCCCGGCAACCATGACGAATTTGCCCGCGAATTTGTGGATATGACATTCGGCCATGTCGATGTGCGGATGAACGACATTCACACCACCGCCGATGGCAAACGCCTTTTGGTCATTCACGGCGACGAATTTGACGGGGTTGTCAAATATGCCCGCTGGCTGGCCTATCTCGGCGATACCGCCTACAACTTTGCCATCATGCTCAACCGGTATTTCAACGCCGCCCGGCGCAAGTTGGGATACGGGTACTGGTCGCTGTCGGCCTATCTGAAAAACCGGGTTAAAAACGCGGTTCAGTTCATTTGCGATTTTGAAAATGCCGTGGCCCATGCCGCCACCAAACGCAAGGTGGACGGGGTTGTGTGCGGCCATATCCACCATGCCGAAAAACGCATGATCGGCAATGTGCTGTATTGCAATGACGGTGACTGGGTTGAAAGCTGTACGGCCCTTGTCGAACACAAGGATGGCGAGCTGGAACTGCTGCACTGGGCCGATATGCGCAATATGGCGATGACCTATATTGGTGGCAATTCCGCCAGCAGCCCGGCAAGTGCGGGCCTGGGTCGTTTGATGTCGCTGTTTCGCAGCGCCACCACCCCGGACAATGCGCCGTCGGCCGCCAATGCCCGCGTCATGACAAACAGCCCCCAAAACAATAATGCGATTGGTAAAACAGCATGA